A portion of the Chondrinema litorale genome contains these proteins:
- a CDS encoding HD domain-containing protein: MSENRLLQQIEFIKEIDKLKYIKRRTKLINSDRHENDAEHSWHLAVMALILAEHGNTKVDLLKVIKMLLIHDIVEIDAGDTFLYDTQKNHSNTEEELIAAKRIFGMLPEEQAKEYIAIWEEFEAGESDEAKYAKSMDRFEPVLQNASNNGGTWAEYNVPYSKVHSKLSPIQKGSEAIWQYTEETLNESVEKGILKK; this comes from the coding sequence ATGTCAGAAAATAGACTTTTACAGCAGATAGAATTTATTAAAGAAATTGACAAGCTTAAATACATCAAGCGTAGAACTAAATTAATTAACAGCGACAGACACGAAAACGATGCAGAGCATAGCTGGCACTTGGCAGTAATGGCGCTTATTTTGGCAGAGCATGGCAATACAAAAGTAGATTTACTTAAAGTGATTAAAATGCTTTTAATCCACGATATTGTTGAGATTGATGCCGGCGATACTTTTCTATACGATACCCAAAAGAATCACTCAAATACAGAAGAAGAACTAATTGCTGCCAAACGTATTTTTGGTATGCTACCAGAAGAGCAAGCAAAAGAATACATTGCCATTTGGGAAGAGTTTGAAGCAGGTGAAAGCGATGAAGCCAAGTATGCCAAGTCGATGGATCGATTCGAGCCAGTATTACAAAACGCATCTAACAATGGCGGAACTTGGGCAGAGTATAATGTGCCTTACAGCAAAGTACATAGCAAGTTAAGCCCAATACAAAAAGGCTCCGAAGCCATTTGGCAATACACAGAAGAAACATTGAACGAAAGTGTTGAAAAAGGAATCTTAAAAAAATGA
- a CDS encoding CTP synthase C-terminal region-related (seleno)protein: protein MKKTIGIIGEYNPEFPPHTATNEAIQHAAKKLDLVVDFEWVSTESILSDFGSLVTKYNGFWIAPGSPYKNMGATLELIQYARLHNIPTLGTCGGFQHMVIEFARNVLGITDAEHAEYDPYASRLVVNHLTCSLAGQTLKISLKTEVLPQHKSLVYQLYNETEAIEKYYCNFGLNPAYQAQLHQAGFKVVGTDETDEARIMELPAHRFYIATLFVPQNSSTFEKPHPLVSGFLSKL, encoded by the coding sequence ATGAAGAAAACCATAGGTATTATTGGCGAATACAACCCGGAGTTTCCACCACATACAGCAACAAATGAGGCCATTCAACATGCAGCTAAAAAATTAGATTTAGTTGTCGATTTTGAGTGGGTTTCTACTGAAAGTATTCTGAGTGATTTTGGAAGCTTAGTTACTAAATACAATGGTTTCTGGATTGCTCCCGGCAGCCCTTATAAAAACATGGGAGCTACCTTGGAGCTCATTCAATATGCTAGGCTCCATAATATACCAACACTGGGAACTTGTGGCGGTTTTCAACATATGGTGATAGAGTTTGCCAGAAATGTTTTGGGAATTACCGATGCCGAACATGCCGAATACGATCCGTATGCATCTAGGTTAGTAGTGAATCATCTTACCTGTTCATTGGCCGGACAAACATTAAAAATTAGCTTAAAAACGGAGGTTTTACCCCAACACAAATCTTTGGTGTATCAACTCTATAATGAGACAGAAGCCATCGAAAAATACTATTGTAACTTTGGTTTAAATCCGGCATATCAAGCGCAATTGCACCAAGCAGGTTTTAAAGTGGTAGGCACAGACGAAACGGATGAAGCCAGAATTATGGAGTTGCCTGCACATCGCTTTTATATAGCCACTTTGTTTGTGCCACAAAATTCTTCCACATTCGAAAAACCACATCCCTTGGTTTCAGGTTTTTTAAGTAAATTGTAG
- a CDS encoding DUF6688 domain-containing protein — MEAIFIALFFAPAFLITLEFLWYIFTKKHLLHIALFRIAELASVVALPFLYLIVSDSGERLDCCSDDVVFSPDHRLTIYCWILLGGLSYFYCSYRRKVAAPLAEVVVNALLLIGIVLNVLIGYHADEFLWILGNLPIILLFVLRLIKNQYQLFEAGEMGTYQVAAPAGMYVWQVLTAKPFIKYPILLLLCLPVIMLVTAILILFGQKPDSAIEAFTQTYYKGFSQIDHLCANVTCGGHYLCSVAANGHAHVVQPVRYGTRNKGRIICNRQLLVSNAFEELLEEKFPRLHKLIRSNYNKVGDVVHQYYYLFENKYLSDFIYFMMKPLEWIFLLVLYTCEPNPENRIATQYLKQEEKKQLRGE; from the coding sequence ATGGAAGCCATTTTTATAGCCTTATTTTTTGCCCCAGCATTTCTTATTACGCTAGAATTTTTGTGGTATATTTTTACCAAAAAGCATCTATTACATATTGCATTGTTTAGAATTGCAGAACTGGCATCCGTTGTGGCATTGCCTTTTTTGTATCTCATCGTATCCGATTCTGGAGAGAGGTTAGATTGTTGTAGTGATGATGTTGTGTTTTCTCCCGATCACCGATTAACCATCTATTGCTGGATTCTCCTTGGAGGGCTTAGTTATTTCTATTGCTCTTATAGAAGAAAAGTAGCAGCTCCTTTGGCAGAAGTTGTAGTAAATGCCTTGTTGCTAATAGGCATTGTACTGAATGTTTTGATTGGTTATCATGCAGATGAATTTTTATGGATACTAGGCAATCTGCCAATTATTTTACTTTTTGTTCTCCGATTGATAAAGAATCAATATCAGCTTTTTGAGGCGGGTGAAATGGGTACTTATCAGGTAGCTGCACCAGCCGGCATGTATGTGTGGCAAGTGCTAACAGCGAAACCATTTATAAAATATCCTATTCTGCTTTTGCTGTGTTTGCCTGTTATTATGTTGGTAACTGCTATACTCATATTGTTTGGACAAAAGCCAGACTCTGCCATCGAGGCGTTTACACAGACCTATTATAAAGGCTTTTCGCAAATAGATCATTTGTGCGCAAATGTAACTTGCGGAGGGCATTATCTCTGCTCTGTGGCAGCTAACGGACATGCACATGTAGTACAACCAGTGCGCTATGGTACTAGAAACAAAGGACGTATTATCTGCAATAGACAATTGTTAGTATCAAATGCTTTCGAAGAGTTGCTAGAAGAGAAATTTCCGAGGTTGCATAAACTGATTCGAAGTAATTACAACAAAGTAGGCGATGTAGTGCACCAATATTATTACCTCTTCGAAAATAAATACCTTTCAGATTTTATCTATTTTATGATGAAACCACTAGAATGGATATTTCTACTAGTGCTTTACACCTGCGAGCCAAACCCAGAAAACCGAATTGCTACCCAATATTTAAAACAAGAAGAAAAAAAGCAGTTGAGGGGAGAGTGA
- a CDS encoding nucleotidyltransferase domain-containing protein, translating to MKIDIETVKQKDWLLFECISGSKAYGLDTPQSDTDIKGVFVLPQDCFYGFEPVEQVSNESNDIVYYELRKFVDLLAKNNPNLLEMLHTPEDKIQYKHPLFDKLKPALFLSKMCKDTFAGYAMTQVKKARGLNKKILNPVAKERKSLLHFCYVLEDNGTIPLINWLEKHSINQADCGLSKINHIGNLYAVYHDATGEYKYQGMIKDVQSNDVKLSSIPKDGKLVAHMFFNKDGYSSYCKEYKAYWEWVEKRNDERYQNTLSHGKNYDAKNMMHTFRLLDMAEEILSQEKIIVKRPNRQELLDIRSGKFDYDYLINMAEEKIQRIEDLAFKSNLPEKPDESKIEQLLVSIRQDWYGLNS from the coding sequence ATGAAAATTGATATTGAAACTGTAAAACAGAAAGATTGGCTACTGTTTGAGTGTATTTCTGGTAGCAAGGCTTATGGTCTAGATACTCCCCAGTCTGATACTGATATTAAAGGAGTTTTTGTTTTGCCTCAAGATTGTTTTTATGGATTCGAGCCAGTTGAGCAGGTAAGTAATGAAAGCAATGATATTGTCTATTATGAATTGCGAAAGTTTGTGGATTTGTTGGCGAAGAACAATCCGAATTTGTTGGAAATGCTGCATACACCAGAAGATAAAATTCAGTATAAGCATCCATTATTCGATAAGTTAAAACCGGCATTATTCCTTTCTAAAATGTGTAAAGATACTTTTGCTGGCTATGCGATGACGCAGGTTAAAAAGGCAAGAGGATTAAATAAGAAAATATTAAATCCGGTAGCGAAAGAGAGAAAATCGTTGTTACATTTTTGTTATGTGCTAGAAGATAATGGGACGATTCCTTTAATAAACTGGCTTGAAAAACACAGCATAAACCAAGCAGATTGTGGTTTGTCTAAGATTAACCACATAGGAAATTTGTATGCGGTGTATCATGATGCAACAGGCGAATACAAATATCAAGGAATGATTAAAGATGTGCAATCTAATGATGTAAAGCTGAGTAGTATTCCTAAAGATGGCAAACTGGTGGCACACATGTTTTTTAATAAAGATGGCTACTCGAGTTATTGCAAAGAGTATAAAGCGTATTGGGAGTGGGTAGAAAAGCGAAATGATGAGCGCTATCAGAATACTTTAAGTCATGGGAAAAACTACGATGCCAAAAACATGATGCACACCTTTCGCCTGCTAGATATGGCAGAGGAAATTCTCTCGCAAGAAAAAATAATTGTAAAGCGACCAAATAGGCAAGAGCTACTAGATATTCGTTCGGGTAAGTTCGATTATGATTATTTGATCAATATGGCAGAAGAGAAAATTCAGCGAATAGAAGACCTTGCATTTAAAAGCAACCTCCCCGAAAAACCAGACGAAAGCAAGATAGAACAGCTACTCGTAAGCATCCGACAAGATTGGTATGGGTTGAATTCCTGA
- a CDS encoding AraC family transcriptional regulator, producing the protein MQGKDEALLYKFKNADATELLSARYVAQKFPKHYHETYCIGILEEGAEVLSFGENDLVVTANSIIAINPYDVHENYALDRFGWKYKMMYINSDLMGYAAACLGNRFAAKINFTQAVFEDIAIFNSISQLYHQVENKQEATTEAWLIETLQKLIIGYGKSTKPDFEPDKHTQEIKAFLDVNFEAKFELNQLAQQFKTDKYKLIRQFKKHTGLTPLSYVLLQRTNKAKTLIAQGESISQTALETGFYDQSHFDRYFKKYVGVTPVSYQKTCNIFKIERIMAFNFAKINH; encoded by the coding sequence ATGCAAGGTAAAGACGAAGCCCTGTTGTACAAATTCAAAAATGCAGATGCTACCGAATTGCTATCAGCGAGGTATGTAGCTCAGAAATTTCCGAAGCATTACCACGAAACTTATTGCATTGGAATTTTAGAAGAAGGGGCAGAGGTTTTGTCTTTCGGTGAAAACGATTTAGTAGTTACAGCCAATTCCATTATCGCTATCAATCCTTACGATGTGCACGAAAATTATGCATTAGACCGCTTTGGTTGGAAGTACAAAATGATGTATATCAATTCAGATTTAATGGGCTACGCGGCTGCTTGTTTGGGTAATCGATTTGCTGCAAAAATTAATTTCACCCAAGCTGTGTTCGAAGATATAGCGATTTTTAATTCGATTAGTCAGCTATATCATCAAGTGGAAAATAAGCAAGAAGCAACGACTGAGGCATGGCTAATCGAGACATTGCAAAAGCTGATTATCGGTTATGGAAAAAGCACAAAACCAGACTTTGAGCCAGACAAACACACACAAGAAATAAAAGCTTTTTTAGATGTGAATTTCGAAGCTAAGTTTGAGCTAAATCAGCTTGCTCAGCAATTTAAAACAGATAAGTACAAACTCATTAGGCAGTTTAAGAAACACACTGGGCTTACTCCCTTGTCTTATGTTTTATTACAACGAACCAACAAAGCCAAAACATTGATTGCACAAGGAGAGTCAATCAGCCAAACTGCGCTAGAAACTGGCTTTTACGACCAAAGCCACTTCGATAGGTACTTTAAAAAGTATGTAGGAGTTACGCCAGTTTCTTACCAAAAGACTTGCAATATTTTCAAGATTGAGCGCATAATGGCATTTAACTTCGCCAAAATAAATCATTAA
- a CDS encoding VOC family protein, with translation MKKTTLRGVATISFWAEDVEAAKKWYAEFLDVEPYFQREYNGKLAYVEFRLGDYQQELGIISSQFKPKWLVQP, from the coding sequence ATGAAAAAAACAACATTACGCGGTGTAGCCACAATAAGTTTTTGGGCAGAGGATGTAGAAGCTGCTAAAAAATGGTATGCTGAATTTCTGGATGTAGAGCCCTATTTTCAGCGAGAATACAATGGCAAACTGGCATATGTGGAATTTAGACTGGGAGATTACCAACAAGAGTTGGGTATTATCAGCAGCCAGTTTAAACCTAAATGGCTAGTGCAACCATAG
- a CDS encoding nucleotidyltransferase domain-containing protein: MIPEEIKIHVRNKIAELEQSYHIKIVYACESGSRAWGFASPDSDYDIRFIYTHPLKKYLSVGNYKAEMDFAVTNDIDLSGWELRKTLGLLFKSNATVFEWLQSPVVYHNEGDFREQLWQICPEYFKPTTLIYHYLGTVKSAYGSGVSDGLIKIKKYFYIIRPVLAALWVAEKEEIPPMEFAKLCKLIENDPVYKVVQVLLEQKKVAKEGERIALIPELENFIETAREKCELAAKSFEKQQFTTDSLDTFFSKTIGYEN; the protein is encoded by the coding sequence ATGATACCAGAAGAAATAAAAATACATGTTAGAAATAAAATTGCCGAATTAGAGCAATCTTACCATATAAAAATAGTGTACGCTTGTGAAAGCGGCAGTCGAGCTTGGGGTTTTGCTTCGCCAGATAGCGATTACGACATCCGCTTTATTTATACTCATCCACTGAAAAAATATTTGTCAGTAGGAAATTATAAGGCAGAAATGGATTTTGCCGTAACCAACGATATAGATTTAAGTGGTTGGGAATTGCGCAAAACATTGGGCTTACTTTTTAAATCTAATGCAACTGTATTTGAGTGGTTGCAATCGCCTGTGGTGTATCATAACGAGGGTGATTTTCGCGAACAACTCTGGCAAATTTGTCCTGAGTATTTCAAGCCAACTACGCTTATTTATCATTACTTGGGTACAGTAAAAAGTGCTTACGGTAGTGGTGTTTCTGATGGTTTGATTAAAATAAAGAAATACTTCTACATTATCCGACCAGTGTTAGCCGCTTTGTGGGTGGCAGAAAAAGAAGAAATTCCGCCAATGGAGTTTGCTAAATTATGTAAGCTAATAGAAAATGATCCGGTTTATAAAGTAGTACAAGTACTCTTAGAGCAGAAAAAAGTGGCTAAAGAAGGAGAGCGAATTGCGCTAATACCAGAGCTTGAAAACTTTATTGAAACGGCTAGAGAAAAATGTGAGCTTGCTGCAAAAAGCTTCGAAAAGCAACAGTTTACCACCGATTCTTTAGATACATTTTTCAGTAAAACCATCGGCTATGAAAATTGA
- a CDS encoding RNA polymerase sigma factor: MSSDFYNSSILPYAAIIIKICRAYTDTEQDFEDYYQEVCLQIWRSREKFNGQSKWSTWIYRLSLNVCITLFRKKKRANEQIGTEKLTHKQAVSNGAFADESLNMLYDAIRELSEVDKAVILLYLEEKTYQEIAEIIGSNPNNIGVRIKRIKKRLKKIIDGKIDRINLEGRFSKD, from the coding sequence GTGAGTAGCGATTTTTACAATTCTTCCATTTTGCCATATGCTGCAATTATCATCAAAATCTGTAGGGCTTACACCGATACCGAACAAGATTTTGAAGATTATTATCAGGAGGTGTGTCTACAAATTTGGAGAAGCAGGGAGAAATTTAACGGTCAGTCTAAATGGTCTACGTGGATTTACCGCCTTTCTCTCAATGTGTGTATTACCCTTTTTAGAAAAAAGAAGCGAGCAAATGAGCAAATTGGTACTGAAAAATTGACTCACAAACAGGCAGTTTCAAATGGTGCTTTTGCAGATGAATCGCTTAACATGTTGTACGATGCTATTCGCGAACTATCGGAAGTAGACAAGGCCGTCATTTTACTTTATCTGGAAGAAAAAACTTATCAGGAAATTGCCGAAATAATAGGCAGTAATCCGAATAACATTGGTGTGCGCATTAAAAGAATTAAGAAACGATTAAAAAAGATTATAGATGGAAAAATCGATAGAATCAATTTGGAAGGAAGGTTTTCTAAAGACTGA
- a CDS encoding S41 family peptidase, whose amino-acid sequence MRLFLLSTLLTLSTSCFAQTDSIGFREDFSIFKTALLEAHPALYRFTPEKKFNAVLDSVEQQITSQTTDLQFFQLLSRIESLIREGHSGVNPSEYLKKQLHQHKIFPFLVHIKEDKLIVKESRIGKYATLKGAEIYAINGKKISEIITELEASTGIKSGFNNTFMLNRLSYDNNFSLAYYYFIDTVGTFKIDYKQVPEDVCTTEIEGVLDAPPHVSFPKRPVEPNPPIQWEIDEQQKTAILKITTFAHWMVSYSKREYFKTFQQFFKTLDEQGIENLIIDVRTNGGGEEMIGAELLTYLVDHEFTVYKHVKAETLDFTFLNKLPDADKPDFSDKDYVKTDSGYYKVEDKILEAMYPQKKNHFKGKTYIIANGGSFSATSIFLSLAKTHGAGVIIGEESGGTFEDVDGRWRVNFTLPNSGVSVSFPAWSLRINATGGDRLRGVIPDYAIDKSTEDILTEKDVELEFAYDLIRNGEVEK is encoded by the coding sequence ATGAGACTTTTCTTGCTAAGTACGCTACTTACTTTGTCAACAAGCTGTTTTGCGCAAACTGATTCTATAGGTTTTAGAGAAGATTTCTCCATATTTAAAACCGCTTTGCTCGAAGCACATCCAGCCTTGTACAGATTTACTCCCGAAAAAAAATTTAATGCAGTTCTCGATTCGGTAGAGCAGCAAATTACTTCGCAAACTACCGACTTGCAGTTTTTTCAGTTACTGTCTAGAATTGAGTCGCTGATTCGAGAAGGTCACTCAGGAGTGAACCCTTCAGAATATCTCAAAAAACAATTGCACCAACATAAGATATTTCCATTTCTGGTTCACATAAAAGAAGATAAACTGATTGTAAAAGAGAGCAGAATCGGGAAGTATGCAACCTTAAAAGGTGCTGAAATTTATGCGATTAATGGCAAAAAAATCTCTGAGATTATTACCGAGCTAGAAGCTTCTACTGGAATAAAATCTGGTTTTAATAACACTTTTATGCTCAATAGGCTTTCTTACGATAACAACTTTTCTTTGGCCTATTATTACTTTATAGATACAGTTGGCACTTTCAAAATCGATTATAAACAAGTTCCTGAGGATGTTTGTACAACAGAAATTGAAGGTGTGCTCGATGCTCCGCCTCATGTAAGTTTCCCTAAACGACCTGTAGAACCGAATCCGCCGATACAGTGGGAAATCGATGAGCAGCAAAAAACGGCAATTTTAAAAATTACCACATTTGCCCATTGGATGGTTTCCTATTCTAAAAGAGAGTACTTTAAAACCTTTCAGCAGTTTTTTAAAACTTTGGATGAGCAGGGCATCGAAAATTTAATAATCGATGTGCGCACCAATGGAGGAGGCGAGGAGATGATTGGTGCAGAGTTGCTTACCTATTTAGTAGATCATGAGTTTACTGTTTACAAACATGTGAAAGCCGAAACACTGGATTTTACTTTTTTAAACAAATTACCAGATGCCGACAAACCCGATTTTTCTGATAAAGATTATGTAAAAACAGACTCTGGTTATTATAAAGTGGAAGATAAAATATTGGAAGCGATGTATCCGCAAAAGAAAAATCATTTTAAAGGTAAAACCTATATTATAGCCAATGGAGGCTCATTTTCGGCAACATCAATCTTTCTCTCTTTGGCGAAAACCCACGGTGCAGGTGTAATTATTGGAGAGGAATCTGGCGGTACTTTTGAAGATGTAGACGGTCGCTGGCGAGTAAATTTTACCTTGCCTAATTCTGGAGTTTCGGTAAGCTTTCCTGCATGGAGTTTAAGAATTAATGCTACAGGTGGTGACAGACTAAGAGGAGTAATACCCGATTATGCGATAGACAAATCCACAGAAGACATCTTAACTGAGAAAGATGTTGAACTGGAATTTGCCTACGACTTAATCCGGAATGGCGAGGTAGAGAAGTAA
- a CDS encoding GNAT family N-acetyltransferase: MDISISDAAPQDYAELEKLYLQVRQQTFFWLDKDALQQASFIADTKGELILKAQVQGEIVGFISVWQPDNFIHHLYIKSDFQRNGVGRALLQKAISILDGPVTLKCLQQNTSAVNFYLKNNWLKKSEGFSYEGMYILFEYKGR; this comes from the coding sequence TTGGATATAAGTATTTCTGACGCTGCACCTCAAGATTATGCTGAACTAGAAAAGTTATATCTGCAAGTTCGGCAACAAACATTTTTTTGGCTAGATAAAGATGCACTCCAACAAGCTTCATTTATAGCAGACACCAAAGGCGAGTTGATATTGAAAGCCCAAGTACAAGGAGAAATTGTGGGTTTTATATCTGTTTGGCAGCCCGATAACTTTATTCATCATCTATACATTAAAAGTGATTTTCAGAGAAATGGAGTAGGTAGAGCTTTATTGCAAAAAGCCATTTCTATACTAGATGGCCCTGTTACACTTAAATGCTTGCAACAAAACACTTCGGCAGTAAACTTCTATCTAAAAAATAATTGGCTCAAAAAATCAGAAGGCTTTTCTTATGAAGGTATGTACATTTTGTTTGAATATAAAGGTAGGTGA
- a CDS encoding energy transducer TonB, with the protein MGNDRKINMAFNCPIKREELQIKDGKYFCQHCAKQIFDFTDKSTDEIRKASLQAERPICGIVKKSQVRNPMKGLNSYFLKYAAASMLIGSSLVVAAQEQENIQIDSVSQETTKSDDLICFGIIETSPDPINGYKAFYEAIAAELKMPKSLDIEGRVYIQMLVDSLGQSRDYKIIKGLHPVLDKEALRVMEKLNYPFKPAEQRGIPVSTRIVIPINFKLEN; encoded by the coding sequence ATGGGAAATGATAGAAAGATTAACATGGCTTTTAACTGCCCTATAAAAAGGGAAGAGTTACAGATAAAAGATGGCAAATACTTTTGTCAGCATTGCGCTAAGCAAATCTTCGATTTTACAGATAAATCAACCGACGAAATCAGAAAAGCAAGTTTACAGGCTGAGCGGCCTATTTGCGGAATCGTAAAAAAATCGCAGGTTAGAAACCCAATGAAGGGCTTAAATAGCTATTTCCTAAAATATGCAGCCGCTTCTATGCTCATTGGTAGCTCACTTGTTGTAGCAGCCCAAGAGCAAGAAAACATACAAATCGATTCCGTATCTCAAGAAACAACAAAATCGGATGATTTGATATGCTTTGGAATAATTGAAACAAGTCCCGACCCTATAAATGGTTATAAGGCATTTTATGAAGCAATAGCAGCTGAATTAAAAATGCCAAAAAGCTTAGATATTGAGGGGAGAGTCTATATACAAATGCTCGTTGATTCTTTGGGACAATCAAGAGATTATAAAATCATAAAAGGCTTACATCCGGTTTTAGATAAAGAAGCTTTAAGGGTGATGGAAAAACTGAATTATCCTTTTAAACCTGCCGAACAAAGGGGCATACCAGTTAGTACCCGAATAGTGATTCCTATAAATTTTAAGCTTGAGAATTAA